The Agrobacterium larrymoorei sequence GGTCACGTGCTTGTCATGGATAGCCGCAAGGATGCAAGTGCTGCTTCTGCCGGCGATATTCTCGTCACTCGCCTGATGGTGCGCGGCGGTGCCGGCATTGTCACTGATGGCGGTTTCCGCGATGCGGCGACCATTGCCGAGTTGGATATCCCGGCCTACCACACCCGTCCGTCGAGCCCCACGAACCTCACCAAGCATGAGGCGATCGAGATCAACGGTCCGATCGGCTGCGGCGATGCGCCGGTCTTCCCGGGCGACATCGTCGTTGGCGATGCCGACTGCGTTATCGTCATCCCCGCCGGGATTGCCGACGAAGTGGCAAACGAAGCCGTAGAAATGACGGCTTACGAAGATTTCGTGGTCGAACGGGTCAAGGCAGGCGAAACGATCATCGGCCTTTATCCTTGCACGAAGGATGAGCACCAGACCGCCTTCGCCGCATGGCGAAAGGAGAATGGTCGCTGACGCTTGGGCAAAGCCCTAAGCAAGTGCGCTCAACAGAAAATGGCCGGGTTGTCCGGCCATTTTTTTATCGGTGTAACTCTTCATCGACCGCTATCAGTCGTAGAAGGAATCCACGAACTTGTGGCGACCGAGCAGGAATGCGTCTGCGACGTGGGTCAGCGGTGCGAGATCGACGTCGGATGTCTTGGCCTTGATGATCTCGGCGAAGCGCTCGTACAGGGCAGGGTATTCGCGCTCCGGCTCTGCAAATTTCAGTTCGCCATTGATCGAAAGCTTTGCGCCGCCTTCGGAGAGAACCATCTGACCGGCTTCTGTCTCGGCGACGATATCCCAGCTCTGCTTGCCCGTCTGGCGCCAGTCGAACTCGGCATGCACCGGCATCTTCGTCACGTCGGAGAAGTGGATATCGGCGGCAATCGGTGCGTCGCGATTTTCCGGGAATTCCAGCGTGGCCTTGGTGATAAATAGCGCGCGCGGCAGGATATGGGTGATGATCGACAGCGCATTGATGCCGGGGTCGAAGACACCGAGACCGCCAGCCTGCCAGATCCATTCCTGGTTCGGGTGCCAGTGGCGCACATCTTCCTTCCAGATGACATGAACGCTGTTGATCTTGGTGGATGCCAGAAAGCTCTTTGCTGCTTCGACAGCCGGAGCGTAGCGCGAATGCCAGCTTGCAAACAGCGAAAGACCCTTTGAGTCCGCCAGGCGAACGAGATCCTGCACTTCCGAAAGGGTCGCACCAGGCGGCTTTTCAAGGAACACATGCTTACCGGCGTTGAGCGCCGTATAGGCAGCCTCGTAGCGATATTGCGGCGGCATGCAGAGCGACACGGCGGTGACGTCCGGCACGGCTCCGATCAGTTCCTCGATCGTGTGATAGGACGGGACGCCTTCGACGGTACCATGGCGGCTGGCCGTCGCGATAAGCTCGAAATCCGCATTGGCGGCAATGGCTGGAAGATGCTGGTCGCGAACGATTTTGCCGACGCCGACGATGGCAAGCTTGATAGCTGACATGCTTTTAAGACCCGTGTGATGCTCTAAAAATAATACTTTATGCCTTGTATCAGAAACGGGCGGGCGGGCAAGCCGTTGCTCGGTGCCGTCACCGCAAAATCAGCTTGTGGATGCGACGAGCAGCGGCTTGTGGGCTGGCTTCTTGTAGACAAGGTGCACCACCTTGTAGCCTTCGGCTTTCAACTGGGTTAGCAGAGCGGGTAGCATAGTGGCGGTCCGCTTGTGGATGTCATGCATCAGGATGATGCCGCTGCCGCGATGTCGGAGGGCGGCAATCGTGCGGGACGCGACGACGGCAGGTGTATCGGAGAAATAATCCTTGGAATCGACCTGGACGTCCATGATGACGAGACCGCGCTCGGACACCATGTGCCGGAGGTTGCGATTGTCCGACAGGTAAGGGAAGCGGAAGAACATCGCATCCGTCTCCGTTGCCTTAGCGACGGCCTTTTCACCCTTTGCCACTTCCGCCAGCGCCCGGTCGAAGGTCAGGTTGCGCAGGTTCGGATGGCTGAAGGTGTGGCTGCCGATTGTATGCCCTTCCGCAACGACCTTCTTGGCGATGTCTGGATAGGTCTGTGCCATTTCGCCAACCATGAGGAAGGTGGCCTTCACGCCGAACTCGTCCAACGTTGCGAGAATCCGCTCTGTCTTGCCCGGCACCGGGCCATCGTCGAAGCTCAACACGACTTCCTTATTGGCAAGCGCGATGTCTTTCAGCGACGATACTTCTATGTCCCGGCCAGCAAGCCCCATCGGGTTGCGTGGACGCATCCATGCCGCTGGCGACAGCGCAATCGGATCATGTGGGCCTGCCGCTGGCTTCTCCGGCATCGTCGCGGCAAAGGAGCTTTTCAGCGACCCTTCCGCCTGCGGCTTGCCTGCGCAACTGGAAAGGCACAGCGCAATGGCTGCGGACACGAAGAGTGAGGAGAGGCGCATGAAAAGCTCGGCAAATCAGGGGTGACGTTGTTGCCGAGCTTTCTCTGATTATGGTTAACGGCGCGTTACTTCGCGTCCTGGAAAGTAACGTTTCATTTATCCAGCCATGGCGTCTTCATATTCACTGGACAGCAAGAGCCACTGCTCTTCCGCGGCAGACAGTTTCGCTGCGGCTTCGCCGCGCTGCTTTACCTTCTCCGCTGCCTTGGCAGGGGCCTTTTCATAGAGCGTCGGATCGGCGAGCTCCGTATCGAGCGCTTGAATCTGCTTCTCAAGCTTTGCCGTCAAGGATTCGATTTCGTTGATCTTTTTCTTCAGCGGCGCAAGCTGGGCGCGCTTTTCGGCATTGGCTTTGCGCTGATCGGCCTTGGATGCCTGATCGTTGGCGGCATCCACCTTCTCGTCCTTCTTCTTGCCGGACGCGATGACGATGTCGCGATATTCTTCCATATCGCCTTCGAAGCTCGTTACCGTGCCATTGTTGACCAGCCAGAGACGGTCAACGGTGGCTTCGATGAGATGCCGGTCGTGCGAAATCAGGATGACGGCGCCGTCGTAATCGTTCAGGGCCTCGATCAGCGCGCGACGGCTGTCGATGTCCAGATGGTTGGTCGGTTCGTCGAGGATCAGCAGGTTCGGCGCGTGGAAGGCGGCCAGGCCCATCAGCAGACGCGCCTTTTCGCCACCAGACAGATCCTTGGCAGCGGTCGACATCTTTTCCGTCGCAAGGCCCATCTGCGCCACACGTGAACGCACCTGTGCTTCCGCCGCCTGCGGCATAAGCTTGCGCACATGCTCTACCGGGGTCTCGTTGGGCACCAGATCATCCAGCTGGTGCTGAGCAAAGAAGCCGATCTTGAGGCCCGGCGCGACACGCAGATCGCCTGCCTGTGCGGGCAGGCGGCCGGAAATGAATTTGGCGAATGTGGACTTGCCGTTGCCGTTGGAGCCGAGCAGCGCAATGCGGTCATCATTGTCGATGCGGAGATTCAGACCTTTGAGAATCGGCTTGCCCGGTTCGTAACCGACGACACCGCCCTGAATGGCGACGATGGGCGAGGCGGGCTGCTTTTCTGGTTCCGGAAAGGTGATCGGCTGGACATGATCTTCGATAACGGCGGCAACCGTGCCCATCCGCTCCAGCGCCTTGATGCGGCTCTGCGCCTGCTTGGCCTTGGAGGCCTTATAGCGGAAGCGGTCGATATAGCTCTGCAGATGCTTTCGCGCCGCATCGCTCTTGGCCTTTGCCTTCATCTGCAACTCGTCGGCTTCCGCCTTTTGCCGTTCGAAGGAATCATAGCCGCCGCGATAGAAGGTCAGCTTCTTCTGATCGAGATGAATGATCGAATTGACCGCATTGTTCAAAAGATCGCGGTCATGGCTGATGATGATGACGGTGTGCGGATAGCGGCGGATATAGTCTTCCAGCCAGAGCGTGCCTTCCAGATCGAGATAGTTGGTCGGTTCGTCGAGCAGCAGCAGATCTGGCTCGGCGAAGAGAACCGAGGCGAGCGCCACACGCATGCGCCAGCCACCGGAAAAGGAAGAGGCGGGGCGCAACTGCGCCTCCTGATCGAAGCCGAGACCGGCGAGAATGGCCGATGCGCGCGCTTCCGCCGAATGCGCGTCGATATCGACAAGCCGCATCTGGATTTCGGCGATCCTGTTCGGATCGGTTGCGGTTTCTGCTTCCCGCAACAGCGCTGCCCGTTCCTTGTCGGCAGCAAGCACGATGGAGATCAACGAATCCTCTGTGCCTGGCGCCTCCTGCGCCACCTGGCCGATGCGCGCATGCTTTGGAATGGTGACGCTGCCGCTTTCAGAGCCGAGATCGCCGGTGATGACGCGAAAGAGCGTCGATTTTCCCGCGCCATTGCGCCCCACGAGACCAGCCTTCACGCCATCGGGCAGTGAGACGCTGGCATTGTCGAGAAGCAGGCGGCCTGCGATACGGGCGGAAAGGTCGGTAATCGTAATCATGCCAGCCTTTTGGCCGAGTTTCCCGGAGCTTGCAAGATGGGACAGAGGCAAGCCCCGCGCCATCATGGCCTTCTAAACGGAGGAGGTTGCCATGCCGTCACGAAGAACCCATTCATGAGCCGAATTCTCCCGCCCATCTTGAACCTTGTCAGGCTCGTCCTTTCTCAGGCGATCGTGCTTTGTGGTTTCGTCCTTGTGCAGCGCATGGGCTGGCGGCTGCCACTCGGTCTTTTCGAAATTTTGCTGATTCAGGGTGTGCTCTCGGCGCTGATCGGGCGGCTTATTGGCCTCTGGTGGTTCTGGGTGCCCGTGCAAATTCTGCTGCCCTTTGCCGTCGTTTATAATGACGTCGTGCCGGCCTGGGCCTATGGCGTTGCCTTTATCGCCTGCGTGCTGGTCTTCTGGAATGGTGCGAAGGAGCAGGTGCCGTTCTACATGACCAATCGCCAGACTTGGAAGGCGATCGGCGATCTTGTGGCGCGGCAAAATGCTCGCCGCGTGGCCGATCTGGGCAGTGGTACCGGCGGCATCGTCACCTTCCTGGCAAAGCACCATCCCACCGTTCAGGTGGATGGTTATGAGACGGCGCCGCTCCTCACATTGGTCTCCAAGCTCTGGGTCGCGCTGATCCGGCGGCCCAATGCGGCAATCCGTTACAAAAGCCTGTGGGATGCAGACCTCTCTCAATATGATGTCGTCTACTGCTTCCTATCGCCGGTGCCGATGCCCGACCTGTATGAAAAAGCGAAGGCGGAGATGCGTTCTGGAACGATCCTCGTCTCGAACAGTTTCGAGGTCCCGGGCGTCGCCCCGCTTGAGATCCTGAGGGTTGATGACGCCCGCCAAACGAAGCTGTTTCTTTATCGCTTCTAACCGCGTCTCTACGCCGGAGTTCTCACTTCAAACTCTGTGATGGCAGATATGAAGTCTGGTGGTTTGATTTTCGCCGCATCAGCCTGTTCAATGGGGTGAGAAAAACAGGAGTGACCATGTCGATTACGCTTTACACGCTTTGCGGCCGTGACATCAGCCGTCCGTTTTCGCCCCATTGCTGGAAGACGGTTCTGTCGCTGGCGCATAAGGGGCTGGATTTCGAAGAGCGTCCGCTCGCCTTCACCGCCATTCCCGGCATCGAGAACGGCTTTTCGAAAACCGTGCCGGTTCTGCGCGATGGCGACAGGCTGGTAAAGGACAGCTTCGACATCGCGGTCTATCTCGATGAGGCCTATCCCGATCAGCCGTCGCTCTTCAATGGGGAGGGTGGCAAAGCGCTTTCCCGCTTCGTCGAAAGCTGGTCGCAGACGCAACTCCATCCGGCTATCGTCAGGATCGCGCTTCTCGATATTCATGACATGCTGGATGATCAGGATCAGGCCTATTTCCGCGAGAGCCGGACGAAAGCGCTGGGTGCCGCATTGGAAGAGGTGATCGCCGAGCGTGATGCAGAGATTGCAGCTTTTCCCGCACGTCTGGAGCCGATCCGTAAGATGCTCGGCCGTCAGCCGTTCCTCGGAGGCGAGAGCCCGCTCTTTGCCGACTATATCGTCTTCGGTGCGCTTCAGTGGTCGAGGGTCGCCAGCGGCGTCGATCTCTTTGGCGCGAAGGATCCGGTGCGCGACTGGTTCGAGCGCTGCCTCGATCTGCACGGCGCGAAGGGGCGCAGTGTGACAGCGGCGTGAAATGTCGCTCGGCGCATGCCAATTACGGAAAGCCCCCTTGTTTTCGGGCGTTTGGGCGGGTAAACACCGCCCACTTTCTTTCTATGACAAGGAACCGCAATAATGGCGATTGAACGCACATTCTCGATGATCAAGCCGGACGCAACCAAGCGTAACCTCACTGGTGCCATCACCAAGGTTTTTGAAGAAAACGGCCTGCGCGTCATCGCATCCAAGCGCGTCTGGATGAGCAAGCGCGAAGCAGAAGGCTTCTACGCCGTTCACAAGGAACGCCCTTTCTTCGGCGAACTGGTTGAAGGCATGACCTCTGGCCCGACCATCGTTCAGGTTCTGGAAGGCGAAAACGCCATCCTCAAGAACCGCGAAATCATGGGCGCGACCAACCCTGCACAGGCAGCAGAAGGCACGATCCGCAAGACCTTCGCTCTCTCCATCGGCGAGAACTCGGTTCACGGTTCCGACGCTCCGGAAACCGCTGCCCAGGAAATCGCCTACTGGTTCGCTGAAACCGAAATCGTTGGCTGATTAATCGGCTGCAACGCTGAATGAATTGAAAAGCGGGGTCGGCAACGGCCCCGTTTTTTATTGTGCTTACGCAGGCGGCGCCCGCACCGTAAAGCGGGCATAAAAAAACCGGGCGCCATGCACCCGGTTTTTGATCTGGAAACAGTTGGCCGTCTTAGAAAACGCTGTTGTTGCCGCCGAGCATGCTCTTGGCGATACCGGCACCGGCAGGGCCACCGGAAAGCAGCTGCTGCAGGAAGGTGAGGTCCTTGCCGCCCGTCGGCGTGGTGCGCGAGATGCTGTCGAAGACCTTGCCGTCCTGAAGGGTGTAGTTCGCCTTCTGGGAGACGACTCCGTTCTTGTCGAAATAGATCGCAAGAATGTTCTGCTCGACGAGCTGCGGTTTCATGAAAGCTGCCCTGCGAACACGCTTCTGCGAGATGTAGTAGAACACCTCATTGCCGAATGTTGCCGTCGTCGACGGCGTACCCATGGTCAGCAGCACCTGTTCGCGGCTGGAGCCGACGGGGATCAGCTGCAGCGACTGTTCGTCCAGCACATAGCCGTTATGGAAAACGTCCGTGGTGCTGGAGCAGGCCGTCAGCAGGCTCGAGGCAACAACAACGGCGATGGCGGCTTTGCTCAGAAACTTGGTCTTTCCGGCCGACTTCTGCTTGTTCACCTGCGTTTCCCCGACTGCGATCATGAATGGCACCTTCCGGCATTGCGTGTTGTACCGCTTCTGTACACACGATTATGTCAATCCGGGGACAGGAATTCCCCGTTTCACCATGGAATGCAACATGTTTCAGAAACCGGCACCGCCTCCTGGCGCCTATCCTTGACTGTTTCAGCACGATGATGAACGTGACTGACACGGCATTGCAATTCTCGGATGCTTCGGTAAACCAGCTTTGACAATCATGCAACAAGTGCGATGGGCGAGACACGATTTCGTCGGTCGATATTCGGATTTTTCGATGGTTTTTGGGCTTTTCAGAAAGAAAAACAACAATCGCGCCATCGTTGACCGCCAATATTCAATATTGACGCAGGCCGCTCGCCAGCCGGGCTTCTATCTGCACATGGGCGTTCCGGACACGGTCATGGGCCGCTTCGAAATGCTGGCAGTCGTCATGATTCTGTATTTTCGCCGCACCAAAGGCGCATCGGTCAGCGGCCAGGAAATCGCCCAGGAGATCGTTGATGCCTTCTTCCAGGATCTCGACCATTCGATGCGGGAACTGGGGATCGGCGACCAGGGCGTGCCGAAGCGGATGAAGAAATTTGCTGGCATGTTTTATGGCAGGCTGGAATCCTATGCCGCTGCAATCGACGGTGCGGATGCCGATGCACTTGCGGCAGCGCTCCGTCGCAATATATATCCCCAGGCAGATGAGGCCGCGCCGGATATGCGCGCGCTTTCGAAATGGATGATGTCGGCGTCGGAGATGCTGTCTGCGCAGCCGGAAGACGCTGTAGCGACGGGAACTGTCACGCTGCCTTCACCGGATTTGTGAGGTTTTCAATGAAATCGCCCCATGCGGCCAATGATGACGCGCCCTTTTCCTATCCCGTCAAGGTAGGTCATATTTCTGCCAATCCGGTCAGGATTGGTCTCGAGGCAAGCCCGGAAGAGCTGAAGGCGCTGGCAAAATTCTGGGATGTCCTGTCGGTGGATTATCTCAAAAGCGAATTGCAGGTCACCCGTTGGAAAAGGGACGGGATCAGGATCAAGGGTCAGGTGCAGGCCGGTATCACGCAGGCTTGTGTGGTAACGCTTGAGCCCGTGCCGAGCGTGATCGACGAAAAGGTTGAGCAGATTTTCGTGCCGGAAGGCTCGAAGCTCGCGCGCATGACGACGAATGATGACGGTGAGATCGTGCTCGATCCGGACGGTCCGGATATTCCCGATCAGTTTGTCGGTGACACGATCGATGTCGGCGTGGTCGTTGCGGAATTTGCCGCTCTGGCAATTGATCCCTATCCGCGAAAAGACGGTATCGATTTCGACGGATACGGCGAGAAGACGCCGATGGAAGACAAAAAACCTTCGCCCTTCGCGGTGTTGAAAGATTGGAAAAAAGACTGAATGCCTTCGTAAGAAGCGAACAATTCAGTTGTAAGGCTGGGCGGAAACGGTATTTTCGCCCGAAAATTACCGCGCGGCGGTCAGAAGGATCAGGGACGAGTGATCAGAATAGCAATTGACGTCATGGGTGGGGACCACGGCCCTGATGTTGTCATACCCGGTGCTGCAAAGGCACTCGAGCGGCACAACGACGTGACATTCCTGCTCTATGGGCAGAAGAGCAAGTGCGATCCTATTCTGGCGCAATATCCTCGTCTGATGGAGAAGTCCGAGTTCTTCGACTGCGAAGTCTCGGTTGCCATGGATGAAAAGCCTAGCCAGGCACTTCGTCGCGGTCGTTACGTCTCCAGCATGTGGCGCGCCATTGAAGCGGTCAAGGTGGGCGAGGCGGATGTGGCCGTTTCTGCCGGCAACACCGGTGCGCTGATGGCCATGGCGAAATTCTGTTTGCGCACCATGGCGCGGATCGAACGTCCCGCGATTGCCGGCATCTGGCCCACGCTACGTGGCGAGAGCATCGTTCTCGATATCGGCGCGACAATTGGTGCGGACTCCCAGCAGCTTCTGGACTTTGCCCTGATGGGCGGTGCCATGGCGCGTGCGCTGTTCGATGTCGATCGCCCGACGGTCGGCCTTCTCAATGTCGGCGTTGAAGAGGTCAAGGGACAGGAAGAGGTCCGCGAAGCCGGTCGCCTCATTCGTGAAGCCGATCTCGCCACCATCGACTACCGCGGTTTCGTCGAAGGCGACGATATCGGCAAGGGTACTGTCGATGTCGTCGTTACCGAAGGCTTTACCGGCAATATTGCACTGAAGGCCGCAGAAGGCACGGCACGCCAGATCACGACTTTGCTGCGCGAAGCCATTTCCCGCAGCTTCATCGCGAAGATCGGCTATCTTCTGGCGAAGAGCGCATTCGATGTGCTGCGTGAGAAGATGGACCCGCGCAAGGTCAATGGCGGCGTGTTCCTGGGGCTGAATGGTATCGTGATCAAGAGCCACGGCGGTACGGATGCACTCGGTTTCGCCTCCGCCATCGATGTCGGCTACGACATGGTGCATAATGGCCTGACCGCCAAGATCGAAAATGATTTGAAAGCATACCACGCAAGAAGACTTCCGCCTCCGGCGCCTGAAGCTCTCGTGGTTGATGAGGAATAACCAATGATCCGCTCTATTGTACGTGGCTTCGGAGCGGCGCTGCCGAAGCGGGTTGTGACGAACCAGGAAATCGAAGGCATCGTCGAGACCTCGGACGAGTGGATCGTTCAGCGCACCGGCATCAAGCAGCGCTACATTGCAGGCGAGGGCGAGACATCGGCATCGCTCGGTGAGGCTGCAGCCCGTGCGGCCTTGGACAATGGCGGGCTGAAGCCCGAAGACATCGATCTCATCATTGTTGCCACATCCACACCCGACAACACGTTTCCGGCAACCGCAGTGAACATCCAGAACCGCCTTGGCATCACTGGCGGCTTTGCGTTTGACGTTCAGGCCGTTTGCTCCGGCTTCGTCTATGCAATGGCGACGGCCGATCTCTACATTCGCGGCGGCATGGCAAAGCGCGTGCTGGTCATCGGTGCCGAAACCTTCTCGCGCATTCTCGACTGGAAGGATCGCACCACCTGCGTTCTTTTCGGCGATGGCGCCGGTGCTGTCATCCTGGAAGCAGGCGAGGGCGAAGGCAAGACCTCCGACCGGGGCGTGCTGACCTCCCATCTGCGTTCGGATGGCGCGCACAAGGAAAAGCTTTACGTCGATGGCGGGCCATCGACGACTGGCACTGTCGGTCATCTGCGCATGGAAGGCCGCGAAGTCTTCAAGCATGCCGTCGGCATGATCACGGACGTGATCGAGGCAGCCTTTGAGGCAACCGGCACCACGGCTGAGGATCTGGACTGGCTCGTTCCACACCAGGCCAATCGCCGCATCATCGATGGCTCTGCGAAGAAGCTTGGCATTCCCCTGGAGAAGGTGGTCGTCACCGTCGATCTGCACGGAAACACCTCTGCGGCTTCCATTCCGCTGGCGCTCGCAACCGCTGCTGCCGATGGGCGCATCAAGCAGGGCGACCTCGTTATGCTGGAAGCGATGGGCGGCGGTTTTACCTGGGGCTCGGTGCTTCTGCGCTGGTAACGTTTCGGTGACGATCGAGCGCATTGGCCCGAAAGTCGAAATCGATTTTCGGAAAAGCACGATGTGTCGATTCAAAAAGGTAAAGGCGTCCCTTGTGCGTCCTATAGGACGCACGGCGCTTTAACGTAAACCCTTGCCATCATTGCCGTAAATCCCTAAACGATTCTGGAAACATTCCTTGACCGCTGCCGTCAACGGCAATAGTCTCAGGCGGTTTCCAGAACACAACAGAGATAAGCGCGGGGAAAAATGGCCGGTAAAACTGTGACACGTGCGGATTTGGCCGAGTCTGTGTTTCGCAAGGTGGGTTTGTCCCGAACTGAATCCGCCGAGCTGGTCGAAACCGTCATTGACGAGATCTGTAATGCCATCACCCGTGGCGAGGTGGTGAAGCTCTCCTCCTTCGCAACCTTCCAGATCCGTGAAAAGAACGAGCGTATCGGTCGCAATCCGAAGACCGGCGAAGAAGTGCCGATTTCGCCGCGTCGCGTCATGACCTTCAAGGCCTCCAACGTTCTGAAACAGCGCATCCTCAAGGCCCATGCATCGCGCAAGGCGAAGCAGAAGACCCAGAAGCCCGGCTCATAAAGAGGCTTCTTTCGACGCTATCCAAGCCCATTCTGATACCTCACTGCTTTTCTTCCTGTGAACATACTTGAATTTCAACCGTCAAGCCGTTGAAATAAAGACGATTCGCATCATACCTTGTCGTGTGTTTTGCAAACCTGTCATTTCGTCGGGTGGGAGTTAAGCGTGGATAAGAGTCCAGACGCCTTTAGAACGATCAGTGAAGTTGCGGACGATCTTGATCTGCCGCAGCACGTGCTGCGTTTCTGGGAAACCCGCTTTCCCCAGATCAAGCCGATGAAGCGCGGCGGCGGACGACGCTACTATCGCCCGGACGATGTCGATCTCCTGAAAGGCATCCGGCATCTGCTTTACGATCATGGATACACGATCAAGGGCGTGCAGAAACTTCTCAAGACCAATGGAAACCGCTTCGTCGCGGCCATCGCGTCTGGCGACATGGCGACCATGGAAGCCATCATGGCTGCCAGCGGAGAGAAGCAGACCGCGGAGCCGCGCGTCGTGCAGCCGGACGAAGACGAAGTGGTAGGTCGCCCCAAGGCGAGGCCGAGCGGCCGCTTCTTTGGCTTCGGCGGAGGATCATCCGACGACACGCCGGAAATTTCCATCGGCAAATCCAGCATCAGCAAGGATGATCGCGCCCTGCTGCAGGAGGCGCTCTTCGACCTTCTGGAATGCAAGCGCCTGCTCGATCAGGTGCGTTAAACGGCCAGCGGACGCATAGCGAGCGGCGTTCTCCGTGACAACCGCTGCCACAGACGTCTCAGTTTTGGCTTGTGAGAGAGTTGTGGATAACGCCGCGACTCTCCAACGCAGATCGAATTTATCTCAAATGCCAACCTTTCGGAAACTCCTTCAGCGGATAATGCCCGCCTGAAAAGGAGTTGTTCTGTGAGCAAGAGAAAACCTTCAAACCGCCGCGCCTCATCCAAGTCCAAGGGTGGAAGCGTCTGGTCCTGGTTGATCCTGTTTGGCGTGGCCGTCGGCGGGATTCAGGCCTATGAGCATCGCGACACCCTGTTGCCGAAGATGAAGAACGTCGTTGCCTCGACGTCCAAGAGCAGCGCACCCGCAACCCGCGAAATGGCTTCTGCCAAGCCTCAGTCCGTGCAGAAGCCGACGCAAACCGTTGCCCTGCCAACATCTGGTGCACCCGTTCCACCACGCTCGATCGCCATGGTGGGTTCGCCGGCAGGTGCCGGTCAATTGCCTCCCGCAACATTGCCTTCGCCAAAGCCGCAGGTGGAAAATGTTTCGCTTGGCGCAAAGCCCGGCACCTTCGCCTTTTGCGGACGCTCGGGCCTCAACAACTGCGTCATGGATGGCAGCACCTTCTGGATGAAGGGCGTGAAGATGAAGCTTGCCGGCATCGAGGTGCCGCAGACGGATCAGGCGCGCTGCATGGAAGAGCGCGCCCGCGGCTTCACCGCCAAGGTGCGACTGCGCGATATGCTCAATTCCGGCAGCTTCCAGGTGGCGGCTGGCGGCCAAGGTGCCGAAGTAAAAGCAGTGTCCAGGTCAGGCATGTCCTTTGCCGACCAGCTGATTCGCGAAGGGCTTGCACGTCGCGCTGGTTCCCCAAGCCCATCATGGTGCGGTTAATTCAATTCCCCATAGACATGCAGTTGACCGGATGCGGTGACGCTGTGTAGATGGAAATGCAAGCGGGCGTGATGGAATGGTAGACATACCGGACTTAAAATCCGGAGCGAAAGCGTGCGGGTTCGAGTCCCGCCGCCCGTACCAAATCTTCAGCTTCTCCAGAACAGCGGCATCAGCAACACGAGCACGGTCAGGATTTCCAGACGGCCGAGCAGCATCATCAGCGAGAGCAGGTAAAGTGCTGGATCGCTGATAGTGGAGAAGTTGCCGGCGGGTCCAATGATCGGACCGACACCGGGGCCGACATTGGCGAGCGATGTGGCCACGCCAGATGTTGCAGTCAAGAAGTCATAGCCCATGGCGCTCATCGCCAGGCTGCCGGCGATCCACAGAGCGATGAAACAGCCGAGGAACAGGAAGACGTTGC is a genomic window containing:
- a CDS encoding Gfo/Idh/MocA family protein; this translates as MSAIKLAIVGVGKIVRDQHLPAIAANADFELIATASRHGTVEGVPSYHTIEELIGAVPDVTAVSLCMPPQYRYEAAYTALNAGKHVFLEKPPGATLSEVQDLVRLADSKGLSLFASWHSRYAPAVEAAKSFLASTKINSVHVIWKEDVRHWHPNQEWIWQAGGLGVFDPGINALSIITHILPRALFITKATLEFPENRDAPIAADIHFSDVTKMPVHAEFDWRQTGKQSWDIVAETEAGQMVLSEGGAKLSINGELKFAEPEREYPALYERFAEIIKAKTSDVDLAPLTHVADAFLLGRHKFVDSFYD
- a CDS encoding ribonuclease activity regulator RraA; protein product: MNSETREKLSTISVATLATALYKRGLRNQVIQGVRPLGHKGKNMVGPAFTLRYMPAREDRNQLVEFRNPAHPQRVAIETCPPGHVLVMDSRKDASAASAGDILVTRLMVRGGAGIVTDGGFRDAATIAELDIPAYHTRPSSPTNLTKHEAIEINGPIGCGDAPVFPGDIVVGDADCVIVIPAGIADEVANEAVEMTAYEDFVVERVKAGETIIGLYPCTKDEHQTAFAAWRKENGR
- a CDS encoding glutathione S-transferase family protein produces the protein MSITLYTLCGRDISRPFSPHCWKTVLSLAHKGLDFEERPLAFTAIPGIENGFSKTVPVLRDGDRLVKDSFDIAVYLDEAYPDQPSLFNGEGGKALSRFVESWSQTQLHPAIVRIALLDIHDMLDDQDQAYFRESRTKALGAALEEVIAERDAEIAAFPARLEPIRKMLGRQPFLGGESPLFADYIVFGALQWSRVASGVDLFGAKDPVRDWFERCLDLHGAKGRSVTAA
- a CDS encoding polysaccharide deacetylase family protein, giving the protein MRLSSLFVSAAIALCLSSCAGKPQAEGSLKSSFAATMPEKPAAGPHDPIALSPAAWMRPRNPMGLAGRDIEVSSLKDIALANKEVVLSFDDGPVPGKTERILATLDEFGVKATFLMVGEMAQTYPDIAKKVVAEGHTIGSHTFSHPNLRNLTFDRALAEVAKGEKAVAKATETDAMFFRFPYLSDNRNLRHMVSERGLVIMDVQVDSKDYFSDTPAVVASRTIAALRHRGSGIILMHDIHKRTATMLPALLTQLKAEGYKVVHLVYKKPAHKPLLVASTS
- the ndk gene encoding nucleoside-diphosphate kinase, with amino-acid sequence MAIERTFSMIKPDATKRNLTGAITKVFEENGLRVIASKRVWMSKREAEGFYAVHKERPFFGELVEGMTSGPTIVQVLEGENAILKNREIMGATNPAQAAEGTIRKTFALSIGENSVHGSDAPETAAQEIAYWFAETEIVG
- a CDS encoding outer membrane protein assembly factor BamE is translated as MIAVGETQVNKQKSAGKTKFLSKAAIAVVVASSLLTACSSTTDVFHNGYVLDEQSLQLIPVGSSREQVLLTMGTPSTTATFGNEVFYYISQKRVRRAAFMKPQLVEQNILAIYFDKNGVVSQKANYTLQDGKVFDSISRTTPTGGKDLTFLQQLLSGGPAGAGIAKSMLGGNNSVF
- a CDS encoding ABC-F family ATP-binding cassette domain-containing protein; translation: MITITDLSARIAGRLLLDNASVSLPDGVKAGLVGRNGAGKSTLFRVITGDLGSESGSVTIPKHARIGQVAQEAPGTEDSLISIVLAADKERAALLREAETATDPNRIAEIQMRLVDIDAHSAEARASAILAGLGFDQEAQLRPASSFSGGWRMRVALASVLFAEPDLLLLDEPTNYLDLEGTLWLEDYIRRYPHTVIIISHDRDLLNNAVNSIIHLDQKKLTFYRGGYDSFERQKAEADELQMKAKAKSDAARKHLQSYIDRFRYKASKAKQAQSRIKALERMGTVAAVIEDHVQPITFPEPEKQPASPIVAIQGGVVGYEPGKPILKGLNLRIDNDDRIALLGSNGNGKSTFAKFISGRLPAQAGDLRVAPGLKIGFFAQHQLDDLVPNETPVEHVRKLMPQAAEAQVRSRVAQMGLATEKMSTAAKDLSGGEKARLLMGLAAFHAPNLLILDEPTNHLDIDSRRALIEALNDYDGAVILISHDRHLIEATVDRLWLVNNGTVTSFEGDMEEYRDIVIASGKKKDEKVDAANDQASKADQRKANAEKRAQLAPLKKKINEIESLTAKLEKQIQALDTELADPTLYEKAPAKAAEKVKQRGEAAAKLSAAEEQWLLLSSEYEDAMAG